From a single Nicotiana tabacum cultivar K326 chromosome 8, ASM71507v2, whole genome shotgun sequence genomic region:
- the LOC107788387 gene encoding protein CYSTEINE-RICH TRANSMEMBRANE MODULE 4-like, which produces MSSYNNNHSQGTYPPPETACPYPQQAQSAYVAPPPPAGYPMGEYDHGNSPVPAKTQTRGDGFWKGCFAALCCCCVLDACF; this is translated from the exons ATGAGTAGCTACAATAACAACCATTCTCAAG GAACTTATCCTCCACCAGAGACTGCGTGTCCATATCCACAACAGGCACAAAGTGCCTACGTGGCTCCTCCGCCGCCGGCTGGTTATCCGATGGGGGAGTACGATCACGGAAATTCCCCCGTTCCGGCCAAAACTCAGACCAGGGGCGACGGTTTCTGGAAAGGCTG TTTTGCTgctttgtgttgctgctgtgtgttggACGCTTGCTTCTAA